A segment of the Candidatus Fusobacterium pullicola genome:
ATTACAACTGCTGGTTTTCCCAACTGTATTATCTCTGAAATAGTAAGAGCCCCTGCACGACACACCACTAAATCTGCAGCTGCCATTATATTTATCATATTTTCAAAATATGGTCTTACTGTGTCTTGAATTTTTGCTCTTCTTATACTTTTAGATATCTCATCATAATTTTTTTCACCAGTTGCCCAATACAATCTTATGTTCTTATCCTCCAATATTCTATCCCAATTTTTTAAAACAGCATCATTTATCTCTTTTGCCCCTAAACTTCCCCCTGTTATCAGAAGAATTTTCTCATTAGGCTCTACCTTTAATTTCTCTCTCTCTTTCTGCCCTTTTATACTATATATCTCTTCTCTTAGTGGATTCCCTGTTACTAAACATTTAGCTTGATACTTCATTGGAATATCATCATATGTTTTTTCAAAGGCTAAAAATATCTTCTTAGCAAATCTATAAAATAATTTATTTGTTCCACCTAAATTAGCATTTTGCTCCTGAAGATAGATTTTTTTACCAAATAGTACTCCACCTACTAATACTGGAATTGATATATAATTTCCAAATCCTATAATAGCATCTGGCTTCTCTTTAAAAACTAAGGCTATTCCTTGAAATACTCCTCTAATATATCCAAATATATTCTTTAATGTTCTTGGAGGAGCTATGTTCAATCCTATAAATTTAAACCCAGCTTTAGGAACTATGTCCTTCTCCATTCTTATACTTGTTCCTACAAAAAGTACCTCTACACCCTTTTTTCTTAAAGCTTCCGCCACTGAAAGTGCTGGATAAATATGTCCTCCAGTTCCTCCTGTTGTTAAGATTACTTTTTTCAAATATCTCACCTACCGAAAATCTCTCTCACTAATTCTTTAAATACCTGTCCTCTATGTTCAAAATTTTTAAATTGGTCATAACTAGAAGTAGCTGGAGAAAATAGTACAACTCTTTTCTCATCTTTTGAAAATCTTCTTTTGATATCCTCTAGACAGATTTTTAACTCTTTCAAAAGAAATACTCTATTCTTATCATAACCTGATTCTAATACTCTCCTATTTAATTCCTCAGCTATATCCCCAATTAAGTATACATAGCTAGTATGCTCCTTTATTAGCTCCACTAATGGTGTCCAGTCAAGTTTTTTATCATAACCACCACATATAAGTATACAATCCTTATAAGCTTCCACTGCAAAGGCTGTGGAATCTATATTTGTTCCTTTAGAATCATTGATAAACTCAATATTACCATAGGAGAAAAAATCCTCCATTCTATGTTCTAAAGTTTTGGTATTATATAAAAACTCTCTTATTTTACTATTTTCTATTCCACATAGCTTTCCTGCTGAAACTATGAAAAGTGTATTTTCTAAATTATGTTTACCCTTTAATGATAGTTTCTCAGTTTCCAAAACCTCTTCATCTTTCCAAAAAAGTTTTCCCACCATTACATAACAATCTTTTTTTGTTTTTTGTGATAACTCTATTTTTGAACCTGGAATTAAAGCTATTCTATCCATTACCTCTTGGCAATCAGTATTCAACAAAAAATACTCCTCTTTACTCTGATTTTTACAGATATTAAACTTTGTATCATAGTACTCGTCTACACTACTGTATCTCGATAGATGATCTGGAGTAAGGTTGATTACCATAGATATAAATGGCTTAAATGTTCTAAGATTTTCTAATTGGAATGAACTTAATTCCAATACCACATAATCTAACTCTTTCTTTTCTAAAAGAAGTTCTGCAAAGCTTTTTCCAATATTTCCAGCATACTCAGCTCTAAAACCAGCGTGTTGAAGTAGCTCTGTTATCTTTGTGGTAACAGTTGTTTTTCCATTAGTCCCTGTTACAGCTATAATATTTGCATGAATATTATATTGTACCATATATTCATAGCATAATTCAATTTCATCTATAACTTTTATTTGATTTTTTTTTGCTTCCAATACCAATTTATTATATGGAACACCTGGACTCTTTATAAATACTTCTATTCCATCTAATAAATTTAATCCCTCTTCAGAAGTTATTCCTAATTTATCATCAACTAAGATTACATCGTAACCTAAGTATTCTAAAAGCTTTTTAGCACCAATACCACTTACCCCAGCTCCAAAAACCATTGCTTTTCTCATAAAATTACCTCTCTTTTTACTGTCTCCTAGATATACTTATAACCACGGCTATTTTTTCACCGTGGTT
Coding sequences within it:
- the murG gene encoding undecaprenyldiphospho-muramoylpentapeptide beta-N-acetylglucosaminyltransferase, with protein sequence MRYLKKVILTTGGTGGHIYPALSVAEALRKKGVEVLFVGTSIRMEKDIVPKAGFKFIGLNIAPPRTLKNIFGYIRGVFQGIALVFKEKPDAIIGFGNYISIPVLVGGVLFGKKIYLQEQNANLGGTNKLFYRFAKKIFLAFEKTYDDIPMKYQAKCLVTGNPLREEIYSIKGQKEREKLKVEPNEKILLITGGSLGAKEINDAVLKNWDRILEDKNIRLYWATGEKNYDEISKSIRRAKIQDTVRPYFENMINIMAAADLVVCRAGALTISEIIQLGKPAVVIPYNSIKVGQYANGKLLKDVGAALMYKNSEANLAIEKAFELLENKNELDIMKINIRNLKQENAAEKIIESLDIWRK
- the murD gene encoding UDP-N-acetylmuramoyl-L-alanine--D-glutamate ligase translates to MRKAMVFGAGVSGIGAKKLLEYLGYDVILVDDKLGITSEEGLNLLDGIEVFIKSPGVPYNKLVLEAKKNQIKVIDEIELCYEYMVQYNIHANIIAVTGTNGKTTVTTKITELLQHAGFRAEYAGNIGKSFAELLLEKKELDYVVLELSSFQLENLRTFKPFISMVINLTPDHLSRYSSVDEYYDTKFNICKNQSKEEYFLLNTDCQEVMDRIALIPGSKIELSQKTKKDCYVMVGKLFWKDEEVLETEKLSLKGKHNLENTLFIVSAGKLCGIENSKIREFLYNTKTLEHRMEDFFSYGNIEFINDSKGTNIDSTAFAVEAYKDCILICGGYDKKLDWTPLVELIKEHTSYVYLIGDIAEELNRRVLESGYDKNRVFLLKELKICLEDIKRRFSKDEKRVVLFSPATSSYDQFKNFEHRGQVFKELVREIFGR